The stretch of DNA TTTTCTGGAAAGTGGCACATTACGCAAATTGAAAAAAACTATCCAGCTCAAGCGTTCTGGAGAAACATAATTTCTACATATACTAACGGTAACTACAGCGAAAGATATGATGAGAAACGCCGTTCAATCCAAGAATTTGAGATTAATATTGACAAATAAAACAGTGGAGGCTGTCTCAAAAAGGCAGCCTCCACTGTTTTATTTAATCGTCTGTAAATCCTTTACTAACATCTCTTTTGAATTCTCATCTACAATTTGTTGTACATATTCTAATGCAGTTGAATACGCCTTTTTAGAAGCATCCGTCTGACCTAATAAAGCGTATGCTCTACATAAGGCTTCATACGCATATCCAATATAAAAAGGTTCAATATTATGTTCTAAACTTACTTCAAGGCACCGATTACCGTAGTAAACCGCTCTTTCACCTAATCGAACAGTGGAATACACTCTAGATAATTGCCAATATCCAATCGATAGATTTTTTGCCGTATGATCCTCCACCTGAGACCAATGCCAAAGGGATGAATGCGCGAGATGAATCATCTTCTCTTCCTCTTCCTTTGTTCTTTCAGCCAAATCCAGCAGGTCCCACACCATATTAAAACAATTCACCGCTAATTGCTTATGGGATAACGCTGTTGTTGTCATGCTTCTTCCACCTTTCTTTTTTCAAAATTACTAATATATAATCCTGGTACTACTTCAAAGTCACTTACGAATGTGAATCCATTTTTCAGATATAAATTCTTGGCTGGGGGATTATCTTTACCCGTTGATACTTTATAAACGGACAGTTGAGAATTCCAGCTCTCTACTTCACTCAACAATTTCTGTGCAATTCCTTTTCTAAAATGGGCAGGATGAACAATCATTCGGCAAATCGTCAACTCGTCCCCTTCCACTGTATAGGATATGGCTCCTGCGAGTGTTTTTTCTTCGAAATAACCGAGGAAAGTTTCCTTACATTCAATTAATTCCTCCAAAGACTCTTTTAGTGGTGGTATTTCGAAAAAATTAATTAACTCAGCTTCAATCAGGTAGGATGCCCTCTGAAGCTCCAACAATTCCTTTGCTAGATTCCTATTTTGTAAATCAATCACTTTTATCATGAATTATTTTCCTTTACTTAAATAAATTAATCATTCATTTTTTCCACACTGTGTCTAGAATTGTTCATTTTCATGTATTCGCTTTGTTTTACAATCTATCCTTCTTTTTTTCAAATAAAGTAGGGAAACCTCTCACGAGGCTTCCCCCTTATCAAACCGCACGTGCCCTATTAAGGCATACGGCTTACCAACATGTTACATTGAATACCTTGTTTTACCCTGTGCACAGTTAATCATTTGGACTCTTTTGGCTGTGAAGTAAACCTCTCCACGTTCTTTGGCTCTTTGTAGTTTTCTTTTATATTTCTTTTCTTGTTTTACCTTCATGTACTGAATGTAGTCCTCAATGGTATGTCCATATTGCTTTCCATAATAATATTGAAATGCTGGAACTAATCCAATCCTCGCAAAGAACTCTATTCCCCATTTTGTTTTCATCTTATGCCCTTTGTTTTGACTTGGATGGTCATGTATCATTGCTACTCTTAGTCTTCTTCTTATATAGCTATCTATGGCTAATAAGTTATCTCTGAAAACGTTGAAGAAACATGAAAATTCTCTTCCATACTTTTTATTCTCGTTTATCGCATTCCAAAGTGTTAAAAAGTAATTTACTTTTCCCCGTATTACTTGATTCACACGTTCAACCCACATTTCTTTGCTAAAAGTTAGGGATTTCATTGTTTTATCCTTTATCTTTTGGCGAAAGTCTTTCCATGTAGAATCCTTTGGTTTAGCTATGTAGTATGGTTTTCCATCTCTCTTCCTTTTCCTCCAGTGCTCAAAAGTGAATCCAAGGAAATCAAAATCATCATGGTTAAAATCGACGATTTTCGTTTTCTCGATGGAGATCTCAAGCCCTAATTCAGCTAGCTTTTGTTTTGTTATTGATTCTGCACGCACAATTTCCTCTTTTGTTTTGGCAAATAAGAGGAAATCATCGGCATATCTGACGAAGTGAATTCCATGGGTTTCAAGTTCCCAATCAAGTTCATTTAGAAAGAGATTCGCAAGTAATGGTGAAATCACACCCCCTTGCGGGGTTCCTGAGTCTACTTTGTGATACTTTCCTTCTTCCATGTAGCCCGCTTTAAGCCATTTCCAAATTAGATCGAGTATAGTTCCATCAGCTATATATTTATTAAGTATCTTCATTAACTTTTTATGAGGAATATTGTCAAAGAATCCCTTAATATCACAATCGTAAATATAATTGTAACCACTCTCGATATTCCAAGTAATGATTTGCATTACTCTTTTAGCTCCAAGATTTGGACGATAGCCGCATGACCATTTATGGAAAATGAGTTCTTCACATTTAGGTTCAAGTACATTAACCACAGCTTGCTGAACGATACGGTCTTCAATATTTGGTATCCCCAGTGGACGAAGTTTTCCGTTCTTTTTGGGAATATATTTTCTTCGTACTGGTGACGGGGTGTACTCTTTAAGTCTTAATTTCTGGAGTAACTGCTTGAGATTCTTTTCTTCGTTACTTGCGTAACTTGTGACTGTTTCTCCATCTATACCTCCAGCCCCATTATTGCTCTTAACCTTTTCCCAAGCTGTTTTTAGCTTTCTATCGAAGAGAATTTGTCCATATACACTGTGCCATTTGAACTTTAGTTCTTGATTCAATGCTTATTCCACACCTTTCATTGTGCACTTCCAGTACGTTTTTACCGAGGTAACGTATACTGTTATCATTACACACTTTTATAAATGTAGAGCCACGAGGTCGCTCCCCCTTCCGTTCAGATTACGTTTGGTCGCAATCTTACTTCCGTACTATGAGGGCGTCTGACTTCTCCACTTGTATTGATAACTTCGGATTTCCCTTATATATCAACACCTAAAGTTAAAGTGGAGACCTCACGGGGTCATCGCACTTTCCTTCTGAACATACCCAGCACCATCACTTGATAAGCCCTCCTTAGTCGACTGGTTCTTTGGCTAAGAAGCTTTAAAGTTCGGGCTTCCCGTTATTTTCGCACGGTCGCCGACTTATCCTGCCGTATGTGCTTCACGCTTTCGCATTTGGGTCTGCTCATCCGACTACGGGTCTCTCGATTTACCGCATCTCCTTCAAACACTACCTCACAGTAATGCCCTAGATTAGTCTTCGTAGGTTCTACCAGTATGCCTACGGGAGGACTTACACCTCCGAGAGAATAAACCTTCCAGGATTCGGGGTCTGTTATTACCGAAGTAACATAACCCAACCTTTAACAGTAAATTCATGCTTGTATTAAGCAAAGGTACGACTGCCCGTCGCACAAAAATATCCCCCACTAAGTGAGGGATTGATATTCTTATGCGACTTTAATTGCTTTTCCAAATGGTACTCTCGGTAGGAATTGCCCTGGTACAAGCCAAAATAATTCAAAATCCACTGTTTCCATGTCCTCTGAAAAAAAGCCGGTTACATCCGTAATATAAAACAGTGTGTCTATCTTTTCTTCTTTTGCCCACTCAAGCACTAATGTATAGGAAGATTTCCCGTGTGTATAAAAAGTAAGGGTTTCACTTTTTACTGGGGAAATATCTCGGATCTTAAAATCTGCTTGAACCAAGAGCGTGTCTGGCTTAACGGTTTCAAACAGCTTTACTATGTTATTAATAAGGATAACAGGTGCTTCATTAGTGGATGTATCTACTGCTAAAGCCACTTTTTTGTCCTGTCGTTGCTGTATCATAGAAAGAATCGTTTTGTGCCATTTCAAACTCCATCATCCCCTTTGTTTGAATGAGTGAACTATCTTATTTTGGTTTATAGGGAAATGGTTTATGATTGGATAATAGCGGGAAAATAACGGCTCGTTTTTTTGGACAAACTAGTCTCAGATACAATTAAGCGAGCGGATAATCGGAGGAATTTCCTCCAATCCTTGAATAGTAAAATCTGAATCAACATGGTTCCACTGTGCATCTTTTTTCCAAATTCCTACCATACCAATTGCGCGGGCTGCACGGATATCGTTATCAGGATGATCACCCACGTATATGCTTTCATTTGGCTGAACTCCAAGTGAACCCAAGGCTCTCTTGAATATTTCAGGATTCGGTTTTTTAGTACCTTCCCATTCTGACACGAGGATCGTCTGAAAGTATGTATCAATCCCTAAAGCCTTAATATTATCCATTTGGAACTTTCCTAATCCATTTGTAATCAATCCTAAAGAAATTGACCGACTCTTTAGTTCCTCCAACATTTCTGTAACATATGGAAAGGAGACACAATGGTACTTGTTGGTAGACTTTATCCTTCCAAACATACCCACGGCATTCTAATTCAGTAAACCTGGATATGTACTGTTTCTTTTGAATATGTCCAAGCCAATTGTTTAGTCTTTCATATTGATTCAAGAGAAATTTTTGTACAGAAGCATCGCGATTCAGCAAAGTGCCATCTAGATCAAATAGTGCAGCTTTTATCATCACGAAGCCTCCTCCACTTTTTTCTTAGCAATCAATTTCTTTAATTATTTTTGCGGGATTTCCACCAACGACAACGTTATCGGGTACATCTTTTGTAACCACTGCCCCGGATGCAATGACGACATTATTTCCTATTGTTATTCCTGGATTAATGACCGCTCGTCCCCCTATCCATACATTGTCCCCTATTGTGACTGGCTTGCCATATTCTATACCAGATATTCTTTCGTAAGGATTAATTGGATGGGTAGCCGTATATATATGTACTCCTGGAGCAATAAAACAATGATCACCGATGCGTATCTCACAAACATCTAAAAATACGCAATCAAAGTTTGCATAAAAATTCTCACCAACATGAAGATTGTATCCATAGTCACACCGTAAAGTAGGTTCAATATATATATTGTCCCCTGTTGTTCCAAAAAGTTCTTTAAGTAATTCGGTTCGTTTATCAACCTCTGTTTCTAGTGTTTGATTGTATAATCGAGTCAATCTTCGTGCATTTTCTCTACCTTTTACTAGTTCAGAGTCTGCTGGGTTATACATTTCTCCGTTTACCATTTTTTCCTTTTCAGTTATCATTAGTAAACTCCCATTCATTTGGTTTTTTTGATACCTTAATCATATCAAATAATTATTAACAATTTTATCTAGATAAAAGATATTGATTTTTCAGAAAACAATATTTACCATTAACATATAAACGTGTTGTTATCGACGGGGAGGAAAATCATTTGAAATTTGACGTGATTGTGGTTGGAGCCGGCCTTGCAGGATTAGTTACTACTGCAGAACTGGCTGATGCAGGAAAGAAGGTACTGCTATTAGATCAAGAACCTGAAGCGTCTCTCGGAGGACAGGCTTGGTGGTCTTTTGGAGGGTTATTTCTTGTGGATTCACCCGAACAAAGACGAATGGGAATCAAGGATTCCCGTGACTTGGCCTGGCAAGACTGGCTAGGATCCGCTGGTTTCGATCGAGAAGAGGATGAAGATTATTGGGGAAAAAAATGGGCGGAAGCTTATGTGGATTTCGCTGCTGGTGAAAAACGCGAGTGGTTGACTGGAATGGGTATTCGTTTTTTCCCAGTGGTTGGCTGGGCAGAACGTGGAGGCTACACAGCCGAAGGACATGGTAATTCAGTACCAAGGTTTCATATTGTCTGGGGTACTGGTCCTGGCCTTGTTAAACCATTTGAGGAGAGAGTCAGAAAAGCAATGGAAAAGGGACTTGTCACTTATCGTCCTCGCCATCGTGTGAATGAATTATTAAAGGAAAATGGAGCGGTTTCCGGGGTCCGTGGTGACGTCCTTGTGCCAAGTAATGCTGCCCGAGGGGAAGCAAGTTCCCGTGAAGTCATTGGCGATTTTGAATTTCTTAGTTCAGCCGTTGTAGTAACCAGCGGCGGGATTGGCGGAAATCACGAGTTGATTAGGAAAAATTGGCCTACACGGCTTGGAGCAGTACCAAAGAATATGATTTCAGGTGTACCAGAACACGTGGATGGAAGGATGCTTGGTATTACGGAGAAAGCTGGTGGACGCATCGTTAATCGCGACAGAATGTGGCACTATACCGAGGGCATAAAAAACTGGGACCCTGTCTGGCCTATGCATGGAATCCGAATCCTTCCTGGTCCTTCCTCACTTTGGCTTGATGCGAACGGAAATCGATTCCCTGCACCGAATTTCCCGGGTTTTGATACATTAGGAACTCTTGAAGCGATTATGAAAACAGGATACGATTATTCTTGGTTTATTTTAACTCAGAAAATCATTGAAAAAGAGTTTGCTTTATCTGGCTCCGAGCAAAATCCAGATTTAACAGGAAAGAGTATAAAGAAAGTGTTGGCGCGTGTACTTCCAGGCCCGACTGCGCCTGTAAAAGCATTCATGGATAAGGGCGAGGACTTTGTCATTGCTAATACCCTTCCTGAACTTGTGGAAGGAATGAATAAGCTTACTGATAATCCATTACTTAAGCTCGATCACATCGAGAGGCAAATTTTAGCGAGAGATCGTGAAATAGAAAATAAGTTTACGAAGGATCTTCAAATTA from Bacillus sp. SLBN-46 encodes:
- a CDS encoding sugar O-acetyltransferase; the protein is MITEKEKMVNGEMYNPADSELVKGRENARRLTRLYNQTLETEVDKRTELLKELFGTTGDNIYIEPTLRCDYGYNLHVGENFYANFDCVFLDVCEIRIGDHCFIAPGVHIYTATHPINPYERISGIEYGKPVTIGDNVWIGGRAVINPGITIGNNVVIASGAVVTKDVPDNVVVGGNPAKIIKEIDC
- a CDS encoding VWA-like domain-containing protein, with translation MKWHKTILSMIQQRQDKKVALAVDTSTNEAPVILINNIVKLFETVKPDTLLVQADFKIRDISPVKSETLTFYTHGKSSYTLVLEWAKEEKIDTLFYITDVTGFFSEDMETVDFELFWLVPGQFLPRVPFGKAIKVA
- a CDS encoding GNAT family N-acetyltransferase: MIKVIDLQNRNLAKELLELQRASYLIEAELINFFEIPPLKESLEELIECKETFLGYFEEKTLAGAISYTVEGDELTICRMIVHPAHFRKGIAQKLLSEVESWNSQLSVYKVSTGKDNPPAKNLYLKNGFTFVSDFEVVPGLYISNFEKRKVEEA
- the ltrA gene encoding group II intron reverse transcriptase/maturase; translation: MNQELKFKWHSVYGQILFDRKLKTAWEKVKSNNGAGGIDGETVTSYASNEEKNLKQLLQKLRLKEYTPSPVRRKYIPKKNGKLRPLGIPNIEDRIVQQAVVNVLEPKCEELIFHKWSCGYRPNLGAKRVMQIITWNIESGYNYIYDCDIKGFFDNIPHKKLMKILNKYIADGTILDLIWKWLKAGYMEEGKYHKVDSGTPQGGVISPLLANLFLNELDWELETHGIHFVRYADDFLLFAKTKEEIVRAESITKQKLAELGLEISIEKTKIVDFNHDDFDFLGFTFEHWRKRKRDGKPYYIAKPKDSTWKDFRQKIKDKTMKSLTFSKEMWVERVNQVIRGKVNYFLTLWNAINENKKYGREFSCFFNVFRDNLLAIDSYIRRRLRVAMIHDHPSQNKGHKMKTKWGIEFFARIGLVPAFQYYYGKQYGHTIEDYIQYMKVKQEKKYKRKLQRAKERGEVYFTAKRVQMINCAQGKTRYSM
- a CDS encoding FAD-binding dehydrogenase, coding for MKFDVIVVGAGLAGLVTTAELADAGKKVLLLDQEPEASLGGQAWWSFGGLFLVDSPEQRRMGIKDSRDLAWQDWLGSAGFDREEDEDYWGKKWAEAYVDFAAGEKREWLTGMGIRFFPVVGWAERGGYTAEGHGNSVPRFHIVWGTGPGLVKPFEERVRKAMEKGLVTYRPRHRVNELLKENGAVSGVRGDVLVPSNAARGEASSREVIGDFEFLSSAVVVTSGGIGGNHELIRKNWPTRLGAVPKNMISGVPEHVDGRMLGITEKAGGRIVNRDRMWHYTEGIKNWDPVWPMHGIRILPGPSSLWLDANGNRFPAPNFPGFDTLGTLEAIMKTGYDYSWFILTQKIIEKEFALSGSEQNPDLTGKSIKKVLARVLPGPTAPVKAFMDKGEDFVIANTLPELVEGMNKLTDNPLLKLDHIERQILARDREIENKFTKDLQITAMRGARNYLGDKLIRVAPPHKILDPKMGPLIAVRLNIVSRKTLGGLQTDLSGRVLDASGNPVPGLYAAGEVSGFGGGGIHGYRSLEGTFVGGCLFTGRQAGRALAKELG